The following are from one region of the Sandaracinus amylolyticus genome:
- a CDS encoding AraC family transcriptional regulator yields MSLTAFSPRVEPRFELRHLAPGTVRFGATADHCLSIHASAPARVSCHRVATRAVVVRGEISLVPIGGFDECVQDDPSSVIDLYLPPSLIRLAAEDLGLDPDRAALEPRFCFRDAQVEHIVWALEAEHRAAARSTTLYRESLGLALAVHLLASYRAPTTPRRAAGLSPRQLARVTEWIEAHLDGDLSLVRLAKVAGVSASHFRVLFKRSTSIPVHEYVIRRRVERARALLLRGELGTSQIALEAGFAHQSHMARCMRRVLGVTPSQITRARSVRE; encoded by the coding sequence ATGTCGCTGACCGCGTTCTCACCGAGGGTCGAGCCGCGCTTCGAGCTGCGCCATCTCGCGCCCGGCACCGTGCGCTTCGGGGCCACCGCCGATCACTGCCTCAGCATCCACGCGAGCGCGCCCGCGCGCGTCTCGTGTCATCGCGTCGCGACACGCGCGGTCGTCGTGCGCGGCGAGATCAGCCTCGTGCCGATCGGCGGGTTCGACGAGTGCGTACAGGACGATCCGAGCTCCGTGATCGATCTGTACCTCCCGCCCTCGCTGATCCGTCTCGCCGCGGAGGACCTCGGGCTCGATCCCGATCGCGCCGCGCTCGAGCCGCGCTTCTGCTTCCGCGACGCGCAGGTCGAGCACATCGTGTGGGCGCTCGAGGCGGAGCATCGCGCCGCGGCGCGGTCCACGACGCTCTATCGCGAGAGCCTCGGCCTCGCGCTCGCCGTGCATCTGCTCGCGAGCTATCGCGCGCCCACGACGCCGCGCCGAGCGGCTGGGCTCTCGCCGCGGCAGCTCGCGCGCGTGACCGAGTGGATCGAGGCGCACCTCGACGGCGACCTCTCGCTGGTGCGGCTCGCGAAGGTCGCGGGCGTGAGCGCGTCGCACTTCCGCGTGCTCTTCAAGCGCTCGACGTCGATCCCGGTGCACGAGTACGTCATCCGCAGGCGCGTCGAGCGAGCGCGGGCGCTGCTGCTGCGCGGCGAGCTCGGCACGAGCCAGATCGCGCTCGAGGCCGGCTTCGCGCACCAGAGCCACATGGCGCGCTGCATGCGCCGCGTGCTCGGCGTGACTCCGTCGCAGATCACGCGCGCCCGAAGCGTCCGCGAGTGA
- a CDS encoding NAD(P)-dependent oxidoreductase — MARVSILGAGRMGTALVRALAKAGHAVTVWNRTESKARALEAAGARIARSLVDAADADLVIDIVSDYDTSAALLRDAEVQRALRGRTFLELASGTPAEAQRAGAWAAEHDIRYLDGAIMATPDFIGQPGCTILYSGPTELFEAHQATLRALADNGLYVGREIGHANVLDNAILVVLWGAVHGVLHGAAICEAEGFSLATFRGALRGSWPVVEPLLSSALERIEGRRWAADATTQSALAPALASVRHLLAISEAHGIDAGLPEAFHRVIQRAVERGHRDDDIASAYEGMR; from the coding sequence ATGGCACGAGTTTCCATCTTGGGTGCGGGTCGCATGGGCACCGCGCTGGTGCGCGCGCTCGCGAAGGCGGGGCACGCAGTGACGGTGTGGAATCGAACGGAGTCGAAGGCGCGGGCGCTCGAGGCTGCCGGTGCGCGGATCGCGCGCTCGCTCGTCGATGCGGCCGACGCGGACCTCGTGATCGACATCGTCAGCGACTACGACACGAGCGCTGCGCTGCTGCGCGACGCCGAGGTGCAGCGCGCGCTGCGCGGCAGGACGTTCCTCGAGCTCGCGTCGGGCACGCCCGCCGAGGCGCAGCGCGCCGGGGCGTGGGCGGCGGAGCACGACATTCGATATCTCGATGGCGCGATCATGGCGACGCCCGACTTCATCGGTCAGCCGGGCTGCACGATCCTGTACTCGGGGCCGACGGAGCTCTTCGAGGCGCACCAGGCGACGCTGCGCGCGCTCGCGGACAACGGGCTCTATGTCGGTCGCGAGATCGGGCATGCGAACGTGCTCGACAACGCGATCCTCGTGGTCCTCTGGGGCGCGGTGCACGGCGTGCTGCACGGGGCGGCGATCTGCGAGGCCGAGGGCTTCTCGCTCGCGACGTTCCGCGGTGCGCTCCGAGGATCGTGGCCGGTCGTCGAGCCGCTGCTCTCCTCGGCGCTCGAGCGGATCGAAGGGCGGCGCTGGGCCGCCGACGCGACGACGCAGTCGGCGCTCGCGCCCGCGCTGGCGTCGGTGCGTCACCTCCTCGCGATCAGCGAAGCGCACGGCATCGACGCGGGGCTCCCCGAAGCGTTCCACCGCGTGATCCAGCGCGCGGTCGAGCGCGGCCATCGCGACGACGACATCGCATCCGCGTACGAAGGCATGCGCTGA
- a CDS encoding DUF4336 domain-containing protein, with amino-acid sequence MVDTGRALTRVTDGVWVATEPVRIVGMRLTTTMTVLALRDGSVLVHSPIPATPERRLAVEALGRVAHLYAPNTYHHMWLGEWAAAYPDACVHAPPGLAGKRPELRIGRVHGTTGDGAFHDACDELRIDGFRLEESVLVHRPSGTLVVTDLVHNVGRPEDPWTAFYAKTMGFYDRVGLSRVLRLAAFSDRRAARRSVDDVLSRSFDRLVVGHGTPVETGARDALAAACTWMT; translated from the coding sequence ATGGTCGACACAGGACGCGCTCTCACTCGAGTCACCGACGGAGTCTGGGTTGCCACCGAGCCGGTGCGCATCGTCGGGATGCGGCTCACGACGACGATGACGGTGCTCGCGCTCCGCGATGGGAGCGTGCTCGTCCACTCGCCGATTCCCGCGACGCCCGAGCGTCGCCTTGCGGTCGAGGCGCTGGGGCGCGTCGCACACCTCTACGCGCCCAACACCTACCATCACATGTGGCTCGGCGAGTGGGCCGCGGCCTATCCCGACGCCTGCGTGCACGCGCCGCCGGGGCTCGCGGGCAAGCGGCCCGAGCTGCGCATCGGACGCGTGCACGGCACGACCGGCGATGGCGCGTTCCACGACGCGTGCGACGAGCTGCGGATCGATGGGTTCCGGCTCGAGGAGAGCGTGCTGGTGCACCGCCCCAGCGGGACGTTGGTGGTCACGGATCTCGTGCACAACGTCGGGCGGCCCGAAGATCCGTGGACCGCGTTCTACGCGAAGACGATGGGCTTCTATGATCGTGTCGGGCTGAGCCGCGTGCTCCGGCTCGCCGCGTTCTCCGATCGTCGCGCGGCGCGCCGCAGCGTCGACGACGTGCTCTCGCGATCGTTCGATCGGCTCGTCGTCGGACACGGCACACCGGTCGAGACCGGCGCGCGCGACGCGCTCGCGGCCGCGTGCACGTGGATGACGTGA
- a CDS encoding sensor histidine kinase, which produces MASSDRDRGSIESGSEPLAEIERRVLVFARGLLVLLWSPILTLGWVQAWLTDTVSIWVVLAAVLSYLVALALLAFRRASVRLQATMFCTGGAVVSACSLLHVGPLVGVSLGMAATCTAWTIFFGRRGLVGSIAAMLVVFASVAWASLAGVSDLAERSPAVPRTADVWIRMWLATAAGLTFVCTLVQTVLEGHRAMVQRALASEQRVKEQSVELARTLDAETRARHAAEGATRVRDEFLTLASHELRTPLTSLKLGAQVLRRTGDGPHVERMERQIRRLERLVQSLLDTTQLASATLPIEREELDLAALVHEVVAKLDAERTRSGSVVTVDAGAPVIGRWDRLGLDQVLTSLLENAIKFGAGRPIEIAVGREGDGARVVVRDQGIGMAPEVLEHAFERFYRGVSWTKYGGLGLGLYVAHQIVATHGGTLTVSSELGSGSTFTIVLPRGMSAQRDERAPRALDAMQARALLR; this is translated from the coding sequence GTGGCCTCGAGCGATCGGGATCGTGGCTCGATCGAGAGCGGCTCCGAGCCGCTCGCCGAGATCGAGCGGCGCGTGCTGGTCTTCGCGCGGGGCCTTCTCGTTCTCCTCTGGTCCCCGATCCTGACGCTCGGCTGGGTGCAGGCATGGCTGACCGACACGGTCTCGATCTGGGTCGTGCTCGCCGCGGTGCTGAGCTACCTGGTCGCGCTCGCGCTCCTCGCGTTCCGTCGCGCGTCGGTGCGGCTCCAGGCCACGATGTTCTGCACCGGCGGCGCCGTGGTGAGCGCGTGCAGTCTGCTGCACGTCGGACCGCTCGTCGGGGTGAGCCTCGGGATGGCCGCGACCTGCACGGCGTGGACGATCTTCTTCGGTCGTCGCGGCCTGGTCGGGAGCATCGCGGCCATGCTCGTCGTGTTCGCGTCGGTCGCGTGGGCCAGTCTCGCGGGAGTCTCCGACCTGGCGGAGCGCTCCCCGGCGGTGCCGCGGACGGCCGACGTGTGGATCCGGATGTGGCTGGCGACCGCGGCCGGGCTCACGTTCGTCTGCACGCTCGTCCAGACCGTGCTCGAGGGGCACCGCGCGATGGTGCAGCGCGCGCTCGCGAGCGAGCAGCGGGTCAAGGAGCAGAGCGTGGAGCTCGCGCGGACGCTCGACGCCGAGACCCGCGCTCGCCACGCCGCCGAGGGGGCCACCCGCGTGCGCGACGAGTTCCTCACGCTCGCATCGCACGAGCTCCGCACGCCGCTCACGTCGCTCAAGCTCGGCGCGCAGGTGCTCCGCCGCACGGGCGACGGTCCGCACGTCGAACGCATGGAGCGACAGATCCGACGTCTCGAGCGGCTCGTGCAATCGCTCCTCGACACGACACAGCTCGCGTCGGCGACCCTCCCCATCGAGCGCGAGGAGCTCGACCTCGCGGCGCTCGTGCACGAGGTGGTCGCGAAGCTCGACGCGGAGCGGACGAGGTCGGGGTCGGTCGTGACGGTCGACGCCGGAGCGCCGGTGATCGGGCGATGGGATCGACTGGGGCTCGATCAGGTGCTGACGAGCTTGCTCGAGAACGCGATCAAGTTCGGCGCGGGGCGACCGATCGAGATCGCCGTCGGGCGCGAGGGCGACGGCGCGCGAGTCGTGGTGCGCGATCAGGGGATCGGCATGGCCCCCGAGGTGCTCGAGCACGCGTTCGAGCGCTTCTATCGCGGCGTCTCGTGGACGAAGTACGGCGGGCTCGGGCTCGGCCTCTACGTCGCGCACCAGATCGTCGCGACGCACGGAGGCACGCTGACGGTCTCGAGCGAGCTCGGGAGCGGCTCGACCTTCACGATCGTCCTCCCGAGGGGCATGTCCGCCCAGCGCGACGAGAGAGCCCCGAGGGCCCTCGATGCGATGCAGGCGCGCGCGCTCCTCCGATGA
- a CDS encoding class I SAM-dependent methyltransferase: MTTQRNTDSPNRDQAALWNEASGRTWAEMQDVLDRMLAPFEPLLVERAFPGEAKRVLDIGCGAGATTLAMARRLGPQGLCLGVDISAPLIAVAEARATPPAAFLRADAQTHAFTPRDFDAVISRFGVMFFDDPVAAFANIRRAARPGATLTFVAWRSPAENPFMTLAPRAAAPFLPLRAPDPDAPGQFAFADGDRVRRILDESGWTNVDVRAADVPTLIAEQDLLAYVTKLGPVGLALRDADETTRARTTEALRAAYAPSLRDGAARFTAASWLVTARASS, encoded by the coding sequence ATGACCACCCAGCGCAATACGGACTCCCCCAATCGCGATCAGGCCGCCCTCTGGAACGAAGCCAGCGGACGGACCTGGGCGGAGATGCAGGACGTGCTCGATCGCATGCTCGCGCCGTTCGAGCCCCTGCTCGTCGAGCGCGCGTTCCCCGGCGAGGCGAAGCGCGTCCTCGACATCGGCTGCGGCGCCGGCGCGACGACGCTCGCGATGGCGCGGCGCCTCGGCCCGCAGGGCCTCTGTCTCGGCGTCGACATCTCCGCGCCGTTGATCGCGGTCGCCGAGGCGCGCGCCACCCCGCCTGCAGCGTTCCTCCGCGCCGACGCGCAGACCCACGCGTTCACGCCCCGCGACTTCGACGCGGTGATCTCGCGCTTCGGCGTGATGTTCTTCGACGACCCCGTCGCTGCGTTCGCGAACATCCGGCGCGCCGCACGACCCGGCGCGACCCTCACGTTCGTCGCGTGGCGGAGCCCTGCCGAGAATCCGTTCATGACCCTCGCGCCGCGCGCCGCCGCGCCCTTCCTCCCGCTGCGCGCGCCCGATCCCGATGCGCCCGGGCAGTTCGCGTTCGCCGACGGAGATCGCGTGCGACGGATCCTCGACGAGAGTGGTTGGACGAACGTCGACGTCCGCGCCGCCGACGTGCCCACGCTGATCGCGGAGCAGGACCTGCTCGCCTACGTCACGAAGCTCGGCCCGGTCGGCCTCGCGCTGCGCGACGCCGACGAGACGACCCGCGCACGCACGACCGAAGCGCTGCGCGCCGCGTACGCGCCCTCGCTGCGCGACGGCGCAGCGCGCTTCACCGCCGCGAGCTGGCTCGTCACGGCGCGCGCCTCGTCGTGA
- a CDS encoding helix-turn-helix domain-containing protein, which produces MRELDISEVARRSGVPASTLRFYEEKGLIRPTRRRGARRQFDEGVLERLALIALGQVAGFSLDEIARMFAPDGLPRIERERLTAKADELDQTIARLGALRDGLRHAAACPAPSHMECPRFRRIVKLAAAGRLEHRTPERKKDRAGVGTGHGRSLSGGRAGVPPTKGPTK; this is translated from the coding sequence ATGCGCGAGCTCGACATCTCGGAAGTGGCTCGACGCTCCGGCGTGCCCGCCTCGACGCTGCGGTTCTACGAAGAGAAGGGCCTCATCCGCCCGACGAGGCGGCGGGGCGCACGTCGTCAGTTCGACGAGGGCGTGCTGGAGCGACTGGCGCTGATCGCGCTCGGTCAGGTCGCGGGCTTCTCCCTCGACGAGATCGCCCGGATGTTCGCGCCCGACGGACTGCCGCGCATCGAGCGCGAGCGGCTGACGGCGAAGGCCGACGAGCTCGACCAGACGATCGCGCGGCTCGGCGCGCTGCGCGACGGGCTGCGCCACGCGGCGGCGTGCCCTGCGCCGAGCCACATGGAGTGCCCGCGGTTCCGCCGCATCGTGAAGCTCGCCGCGGCCGGTCGTCTGGAGCACCGGACGCCGGAGCGAAAAAAAGATCGGGCGGGTGTCGGAACCGGGCATGGTCGTTCGCTATCCGGGGGAAGGGCCGGCGTGCCCCCGACGAAAGGACCGACGAAATGA
- a CDS encoding YciI family protein, which produces MTKKFMLIYRSDVTAEQEQQPSPDEMQAILAQWQAWKEKFPSIVDMGDGLLPTGRSIKAGVVTDGPTVESKEIVSGYSIVAAASYDAAMVVARACPILFAPGSSVEVRELAGY; this is translated from the coding sequence ATGACCAAGAAGTTCATGCTGATCTACCGCAGCGACGTGACCGCCGAGCAGGAGCAGCAGCCGTCCCCCGACGAGATGCAGGCGATCCTCGCGCAGTGGCAGGCGTGGAAGGAGAAGTTCCCGTCGATCGTGGACATGGGCGACGGGCTCCTGCCCACCGGGCGCAGCATCAAGGCCGGCGTGGTGACCGACGGACCGACGGTCGAGTCGAAGGAGATCGTCTCCGGCTACTCGATCGTGGCGGCGGCGAGCTACGACGCGGCGATGGTGGTCGCGCGCGCGTGCCCGATCCTCTTCGCGCCGGGCTCGAGCGTCGAAGTGCGCGAGCTCGCGGGCTACTGA